DNA from Acidobacteriota bacterium:
CCGTCGGCAGGCGGTTTCCCTTCTCGATGCCGGAGACCACGCTGGTCGTCCCGTCGGCCGCCGTCGAGGTCAGGGTCGACCCGAGCTCGGAGTCCGCGTAGCTGGCCGAGATCGCGAAGTCAAAGACCGCCGATGGCTGAGCCGTTAGTTCGAGCTCCAGGCCTGTGCTGCGAGCGTTCGGCACGTTGAAGACGAGTCGGGACGAGCAGGAGCCGGCGGTGACGGTTGTCTGCAGGTTCGAGATGTCCATCGTGAACGCCGCTACGTTGAACGTGCCGCGGCCGCCCATGATGGTGGACTTCGAGCCGATCTCGACGTTCCAGAGCTCCTCGTCCGCCCAGGAGTCGCGGCCGCTGAAGGTCGCGAGATCTTCCGGGGTACAGACGGGCACGTTCAGCGGATCGTTGATGCCGCCGAGACGGAAGCCCTTGGAGACCTGGGCGTTGAGCTGTGTGTTCTCGGTCGCTTCGAAGCTGGCGATGAAGCGCGGCGCCACGCCGTCGGCGCTGGTTTCGCCCTCGGTCGGTCCCGGATCCGCGAACAGACCGTCGAAGACCTGGCTGCGCGTTTCCTCGTAGTCGTACCAGCGGGCGCCCGCCGTCAGGTCGAGCCGTTCGCCGGCGGTCCAGGTGATCTCGAAGAACGCGGCGGTCTGATCGAAGTCGTAGTTCAGGTCGGAGTAGAAGAGCTCGTCGGCGGCGGCGCCGAAAGCGCCCGCGGTGGGGATGCCGGTCATCGCTTCGAAGCCGGTGACGGGAAGACTCTGGCCGTAGTCCCGTTCGCTGGTGCCGTAGAAGAGACCGAGCACCCAGTGCGTGTACTCGTCGCCGCTCGCCAGCCGCAGCTCCTGCGTCAGGCCCTTGGCGGTCGTCGCGTCGATGAGAGGCGCGTCCAGCGTGTAGACCGCCTCCGGAAGGCCGATCGTGGCGCCGGCGACGCTGGCGTAGAGGGCTGTCGAGTCACGAACGACGAGTACGTCGCGGTCGGTGGCCGAGGTGATGGAGGTGAAGTAGTAGCCATCGGGGAGATCGACCACGACCTTGAGGTCGGCGAGCAGGAACTCGTCGGTGTAGGGCTCCTCGAACTGCGTGAAGAGCTGGCGCGCGCCGAGGTCGACGGCGGGCCGGGTCGTCGTGTACGGATTGGCCAGGATGTTGAAGTCGTCGATCCGGTTCCAGCCGTCCATCTCGACTTCCTGGTAGAGGAGGCGCGGCGTGACCGTCACGTTTTCCGACGGCTCCAGGCGCAGCGCCCAGCGGGCGCCGGTGCGTTCGCCGGAGTTCACGTCCTCGTTCACGCTGAGGTCGGGCTGTACGGCGTCCATGAACCCGCCGAACGAGGTGTGGTAGGCGGTGACCCGCATCGCCGAGGTGTCGCCCACCGGTACGTTGACGGCGACCTTTGCCTGGCCGCCCATGCCGCCGTCAGCAACCGAGGAGAGCGAGAACTCGCCGAAACCGTCCGAGACTCCCAGTTCCGGCGGGTTCGTGATGTAGCGGACCGTGCCGGCGAGCGACCCGGATCCGAAGAGGGTCCCCTGCGGGCCGCGCAGGACCTCGACGCGCGACATGTCGAAGAGGTCGATGTCCGGCGTGAACAGGGAGAGGGAGATCACCGATTCGTCGAGGTAGATGCCGACCTGTTCCTTCACCCCGGGCTGGTCGCGGACGATCTGCCCGGAGGCGACGCCGCGCATGGCCACCTGGCTCTGGCCGGGGCCGAGGTTCTGGACGGTGAATCCGGCCACGTTGGTCGCGACCTCTTCCAGGTTGTCCACCCCCCGGTTCCGCAGCACCTCCTCACTCGGGGCGACGACGGAGAAGGGGACTTCCTGCAGGTTCTCCTCGCGCTTGCGTGCGGTGACGGTGAGTTCTTCGGAGAAGGTCTGGCCCGGCATCGTGCGGGCCTCGTCGCCGTCGGCTTCCTGCGCTGCGGTCGGAGTGGCGATCCCGCACCAGAGAATGGCGAGGGCGGACACGAGCGAGGGTCCGTGGGGAGAGGTTCGAGTCATGCCAGTGCCTTGTACGCTAGACAATCCGCTCGGGTTCAGCTCCGGTCGCTGAACGCTCGGTCAGGGTCGGAGGTGAGGTGCGAGCAGCCTGCTCCACTGCTTGCCGTAGGGATGGACGCTCTCCGCCTCCTTGCCGTCGCGGTAGACGGGTCGGCCCGAGTTGGCCCACTCGAAGATCGAACCTTCGAGGTTCCAGACCCGATCGCCGATCTCCGGGTCGTTCAACTGGATCAGGTCGGCGACGGCGGCGGACGATCGATAGCCGACGGAGCAGTAGAGAACGATCGGCCGGTCCGCGTCCGTCTCGGCGATCAGGTCGGCGATGTCGTCGCCCTGAGCGTGGACCGCGCCCGGCAGATGGCTGACTTCGTACTCGAAGGGTTCCCGGACGTCGATGATCAGCGGTGGCGTCTTGTCCTCGAGCCGGCGATCGAGTTCCTGGATGCTCATCTGCGGAACGCCCGGAAAACTGGCCCGCACCAGGGCCTTGAACTGGGACATGCTCGCCCCGCCGCACGCCACGGCAAGCAAGAGCGCGATGGGCCAGATCGTTGCCGCAAGCGTTGCTGGAGCCCGGCCCCTCATCGTGGCCCGGTTTCGCTCGCGTCCTCGTGTGCCGCCGTCGTCACTCTCCTGCCGCGGCGCCGGTGGCTTCGGTCGACGTGACGCGGCCGGCGGGCTGGCCGACCATCTTCATCTCGGACGGCCGCTCCGTGTCGGCCCCTATCGTGATCGTGCCCTGGAGCGCCCCCTGCGCGTCGAGTTCCGCTTCGATCACCGTCGTGATCGCCGACGCCTCGGGCGTGGGGAACTGGGTCGTCACCCGCAGATGGTCACCCGACCAGGAGAAGTCGTCGAGGGTGATCGTGAACATCTGCAGGCCGGATGCGACGTAGAGGATGCCCTCGCCCTCCTGTGGCGCCCAGAACGCGATCGGCAGGAAACCGTCGGCCAAGAAGGAGGTGCCCCGGGGGTGCCGGGAGATCAGCTCCGTCAACTTGTCGACGTTCTTCTTCGGCCGGTGGTAGCCGCCATCCTTGCGGACGATCTCCATGAAGCCGACGAACATCTCGTTGAACACGTCGCCGCGGTAGATGATCTCGCGGGCCGGATCGGGGTTGGCCGGGTTGTCCTCCGAGTTGTCCCACACGGCCGTGACCTCGATGCGGCTGTCCGCCGGCAGGTCGACCGGCTCGGTGGGGTAGTAGAGCCACTGCCAGTTGTAGTCGTACTTCGGCACGTCGAGCAGCGTCTCGGATGTGCCGTCGGCATGGACGATGCGGTAGGTCATCGCCTTGCCGCGGACATGCATGTGGGGGCTGAAGGCGAGGATCTGCATGTCGTCGTCGGGCTGGAAGAATCCCTCCTCGGCGTGGTGACCGGCGCCCGGCGGAATGCGGATGCCGGTGTTGGCGACCGAGACGGTCGCCACTTCCCGCTCCAGTGCGCCTTCGCCGAAGTAGATGCCGATGCGGGTGATGTCCGATGTCGCTTCGCCGAACGGGTGGTAGTGGGAGTCCATCGTGATCGTCGTGCCCGGGCCGAGGACGCGGCCGGTGCCCTCAGGGAAGACGTAAGGAGGCATGCCCGCGGTCCAGATCCCGAAGACGCCGCTGCCGCCGGCGCCCTCGCTCACCCTCTCGCCGGAGCCGATCGGGCCGCCGCTCTCGCGCCGCGGCGTCGTGTACGTGGCCTGGAAGTGGTGAGTGGCGCGGCGGTCGCCGGGGAGGAACTCGATCGCCTGCACCCAGCGTTCTTCATCCAGCTCCAGCTCGATACGCTGCTTGGGAAAGAGGTCCGGGCCTTCGGCCGGCACGTCGACCCGGTCGAGCGTCAGCACGTAGTCCGGTTCGCCCAGCGTCCAGCCTTCGGCGAAGGTGGGTGTCGGCGGCAGGTCGGCCGGGTCGCCCTCGGGCGCCCCGACTGCGGCCCAGCCCGTGATCGTGGCGATCTGGTCGGCAGAAAGGGAGAGGTCGTTGCGAAACACGACCTGTTCCGACTCGCCGCTCCAGGGCGGCATGTCGCGGTTCTCGACCGCGCGCGCCATGCCGCGCGCCCAGGGGCGCGCCTCCCGGTAGGAGAGCAGTGACATCGGCGCGGCCTGGTTCGGGCGGTGACACTGGACGCACTTCTCGAACAGGATGGGCGCCACGTCGCGGCTGAAGGTCGGCGTGTCCGCCGCGTCGGCGGCTGTTGCCGAGAGCAGAAGGACGGCCGGGATGAACGCCACAAGTGCATGCGGGCGGGGGTGGGTCGGTCGTCTCATCGCCTGGTTCTCCCCATGTGACGGCTGGGTCCGAGCGGTGGCTGTAGTCTACCAGCGGACGGGCCGTCAGCAGGCCGGTGCGGTAGGCTCGATGACACGTTGAAAAGTCCGTGCAGACCGTAGCGGAGGACACTTCATGCGCGCCGAACGAGCCGTCTTCGCCCTCATCGTGATCATCGCCGCCGCGGTGGTGATCGTGGCTCCGGCCATGGCGGCCGGCGACGACATTCCACGCACGGCGAGTGGCAAGCCCGACCTGACGGGTCGTTACAACATCGCGAGTTCGACGCCGTTCGAACGGGATGCGCGCTTCGGCGACAAGAAGTACATGGCCGTCGAGGAGGCCCAGCGCATCATGGCGGCTACTGCGGCGCGGATGGCCCAGGCCAACGCCGCTAGCGATCCCGACCGGTCGGCGCCTCCCGCCGGGGGTGATGGTTCCGGCGGTCCCGCGGGTGCGGTAGGCGGGTACAACGCCTTCTGGACGGACAGCGGCAGTACGCGCCACGCGATCGACGGCCAGTTCCAGACCTCGATCCTCACCGAGCCGGCGAACGGCCGCATGCCGGAGCTTTCGGAAGCGGGCAAGGCGCGGCGCGCGGACCTGCATCCGTACGCCTACGAGAACACCGGCGACGCCTGGTGGATCGAAACCGGCGACGATCCCTATGACGGGCCGGAGACGCTGTCGATTCTCGACCGTTGCCTGTACCTCAGCGCGGCGGCGACGCCTGCCCGGCCGATCCTCTACAACAACCTGAAGACGATCACCCAGACCGAAGACCACGTCGTCATCCTGGTGGAGTGGATGCACTGGGCGAAGGTCGTGCGGCTCAACGCCGAGCACTTGCCGGCGGAAGTGCGTTCCCTGGGAGGCGATTCGATCGGCTGGTGGGAGGACGACACCCTGGTGGTCGAGACGACGAACTTCCTGGACAAGCCGGGCGTGCCGCGCGAGGGCCTCAAGGTGATCGAGCGTTTCACCAGGCAGAGCGCCGACGCGCTCCTGTACCAGTTCACCGTTCACGATCCCGACTACTCCGCGCCCTACGGCGGTGAGTTCCTCTGGCCGCAGACCGAGGAGCTGAACTACGAGTACGCCTGCCACGAGGGCAACTACGCGATGGGTAACATCCTCCGCGGTGCGCGGCTGCTCGAGCGGGAGTACCTCGAGCGGAAGGGCCAGTCGGGCAGCACGGGCTCGGGGGACGAGTAGCCCCGGGGCGTCGATGGAGGCGTTCTCCTACGCGGCCTGGGACCGCCTGCTGGCCGAGGTCGTCACTGAGGACGGCAAGATCGACTACGAGGGCCTGGCCGCGCGCCGGCCGCTGCTGGAGGAGTTCATAGCCGGACTCGGCGAGACGTCGCCGGACAGCCGCCCGGACCTGTTCGCGAGCGAGGAGGACGGCCTCGCCTACTGGATCAACGCCTACAACGCGTTCACCCTGCACGCGATCGCGGAGGAGTACCCGATCCGGTCCGTCTGGAAGACGCGCGACGGACGGTTCTTCCAGCGGCGGCGACACATCGCCGGCGGTTCAGCGGTCAGCCTCGACGACATCGAGCACCAGATCCTCCGGTCGGACTACGCCGAGCCGCGCATCCACTTCGCGATCAACTGCGGCGCGAACGGCTGCCCGGCGTTTCGCCCGACTGCCTACCGGGGCGACGGCCTCCGCGACACGCTGCGCCAGGCGACCGAGGCGTTCCTGGCGAACCGCTGGAACTGCCGCGTCGACCACGAAGCGGAGCGGATCCACGTCTCCCGCATCTTCCGGATGTACGCCGAAGACTTCGCCGCCGGCGCGGGAACGCGAGAGGAGTACCGCAGCGGCGTGCTCGGCTTCGTCGCCGAGCACGCGGGCCTGGACCTGGAGCAGGTCGCCGGCTACGAAATCGTCTACAACACGTACGACTGGGGTCTCAACGACACGCACCGCGATCCGAACATCGGCCCGATTACATTCCACGAGCCGGTCGAGCACTTCTCCGCGGCCGACGGCGAACTCCGGGAACTCCATCTCTACGAGGGCAACTTCTGCAACCGGGCCTGCTCCTGGTGCACGATCAACGGCTCGCCCGAGGGCTGGTACGAGCGCTACACGCCCGAGGTCCTCGACCAGGCGCTGCGCACGCTTGCCGCGAACGGCAACCTGAAGTTCTACGGCGGCGAACCGACGCTGCACACGCGGGAGATCGTCGCCGCCATGCGCTACGTCCGCGAGCGCGGGTTCACGGGCCTTATCACCGTCTTCTCGAACGGCATCCAGGCGGAGAAGCTGATTTCGATCCTCAAGTCCGACCCGAAGAGCGAGGCGGTGCTCAACTACTCGATCTACCACGGCCGGGACGCCGATCCGATGCCGCCCTACGCGCGCGAGCGCCTTGAGGACTGGGCGCGCGCGAACCCGAACCGCATCTTCCAGGGCTACAAGGTGCTCTTTCACGCCGGCGCCGGCGCCGGGCAGGAGTTCGCGCGCGACCGGGAGTCGGAGTACCACGGCATGGGCAACCGTTGCGTGCGCTGCTTCCCGGTGCTGACCACGAAGGGCCGGTTCCACGCCTGTCCCTTCGCCGCGGAGATCGACTCGCCGCACTTCGACCTCGGCGCCGGCGGCTCGGACTCCGGAACCGTGTTCGAGAACTACCGCACCTTCCTGCAGTGGGTGGACGACGAGCTCGATCCCGCGGCGGCGACGAAAGGTGTCTCGAGCTGCGAGATGTGTCACAAGCATCTCGGCGAACTGCCGGTTCCCGAGTTCACGGCGGGTTGAGAGTCCGGCGTAGAGCAGCACCGGCGCTGCTCGCCCTGGCCGCGCTCGCCTGCTGCGGCCTGTTCGCCGCCAACTCGCTGTTTCGCGTCCGCACGTTCACCGCGGACTCGATGAACTACGTCGATGTCGCGCGTCGGATAGCCGCCGGGGACGGGCTGGTGCAGTCGACCGGAGGCTTCAACCAGCCCTTCTACTTGTCAGGGGATCTGGACCTTCCGGCCGCCTTCACGGCGCAACCACCCGGGTATCCGCTGGCGATCACCTTCGTGTCGAGGTTCGGCGTGAACGCGGCGGATGCGGCGCTGGTCGTTTCCGCCCTGGCTTACACCGCGATCCTGGGGTTGGTCTACCTGCTCGGGCAGCGGATCGGCGGCACTCGGGCAGGCATCGTTGCGCTCGGCGGAGCGCTCGTTTTCGTACCGCTTGCCCACCTTGGACGGTCGGCTCTCAGCGAATGTCTGGCGGTCTCCGTTGTGCTCCTGTTCTTCCTGCTGGTGGAGCGGTACCGCGTGAGTTCGTGCGGGCACCCGCTGCTTGCGGTTCTCGGTCTGGGCCTGCTCGCCGGTACGGCGTTCAGCGTCCGTTACGCCCTGTGGCCCTTGTCGCTTGTCGGTTTCGCCGCGCTTTGGCTCACCCGCGCCGACCGCTCTGGTCCCCGTGTTGCGGGACCTTACGACTCCGCCGCGTTCGCAGCCGGAGCTCTGGCGCCGATGGCCGCGATTCTGGCCCGCAACGTGGCTGTGGAAGGGGGCCTGTTGCCCGCGGCGATGCCGGCCGTGCGTTCGCTTGGCGAGAACCTGAGTCTCGCCGTCACGGCGCTCCTCGGTGGCTGGCGCTCGACCACGGTCGGGAACTGGCTGGACGCTGTTCTCCTCATCGTCGCGCTGTCGATTCTGGTGGCGCTCGCTGCTCGCGATAGAGCTTCTTCGCTTCCTTGGCGGCGTCTACCCCTGCTGATCGGTGTCTGGGCGTTCCTCTACCTTACGGCCGTCGTCTGGCGCGGCACCCAGGCCAACTTCGACCCGATCGGCGCTCGGCTGGCCTTGCCCGCGACCGTTCCCCTCATCCCGGTGTTCGGCGCCCTGCTTGCCGGGGCCCTGCCGCGAGAACGTCGATTCGCCTGGCTACCCGCCGCGCTCCTCGTTCTCTGCGCGGGCGCCGCGTTCACGCGTGAAGCCTCCCTCTGGTCCAGCGGCCGGGACGCCCGCGCCCTGGAGTTCCGGAGCGAACGCCAGCAGTGGCTGCGAGACCACACCGGCCCCGGCGATCTGGTCGTAGGCGGCGGCACGATGGACGTGCCCTTCCTCTTTTCCGGCCGGTTCGCCATCTCCTACGCCGGCCTTCCCTACACCGAAGTTCTCACCTACCCGACGCTTGAACGCGTCGCCGACCGCCACTGCCCCGACTTCGACCGCCTCCTCCTCGTTGTCCGCCCAACCGTCCAGCTCGGCGGCACCCGCTCCGACGAAGACCCCAGCAACTGGCTCGGCCCCTTCATCGCCGATATCCGCGCCGGCCACCATGAGCCCTACCCGCTACTCGAACCCCTCGCCGCGCTCAACGAAGCCCGGATCTACAACGTCACCTGTTCCTGACTCCGTCACGGATTCTGGTACGACTGCCTCGCCGAGCAATCGTCGCGCTGCCCGATGACCCTGGCCGGCGGGCGCCCGCGCCGCTACGCCCGCGCCGGCTACGCCGTCGCCTCGGCTACACCGGATGACTTGGCG
Protein-coding regions in this window:
- a CDS encoding TonB-dependent receptor — protein: MTRTSPHGPSLVSALAILWCGIATPTAAQEADGDEARTMPGQTFSEELTVTARKREENLQEVPFSVVAPSEEVLRNRGVDNLEEVATNVAGFTVQNLGPGQSQVAMRGVASGQIVRDQPGVKEQVGIYLDESVISLSLFTPDIDLFDMSRVEVLRGPQGTLFGSGSLAGTVRYITNPPELGVSDGFGEFSLSSVADGGMGGQAKVAVNVPVGDTSAMRVTAYHTSFGGFMDAVQPDLSVNEDVNSGERTGARWALRLEPSENVTVTPRLLYQEVEMDGWNRIDDFNILANPYTTTRPAVDLGARQLFTQFEEPYTDEFLLADLKVVVDLPDGYYFTSITSATDRDVLVVRDSTALYASVAGATIGLPEAVYTLDAPLIDATTAKGLTQELRLASGDEYTHWVLGLFYGTSERDYGQSLPVTGFEAMTGIPTAGAFGAAADELFYSDLNYDFDQTAAFFEITWTAGERLDLTAGARWYDYEETRSQVFDGLFADPGPTEGETSADGVAPRFIASFEATENTQLNAQVSKGFRLGGINDPLNVPVCTPEDLATFSGRDSWADEELWNVEIGSKSTIMGGRGTFNVAAFTMDISNLQTTVTAGSCSSRLVFNVPNARSTGLELELTAQPSAVFDFAISASYADSELGSTLTSTAADGTTSVVSGIEKGNRLPTVPRFQAAVAATWRWEAGDWAGYLSSAFQHVGSRFTQIGDHAPGFGTVDLLALSATNPVGGPLTQTTFRFDPELPAYDLLNLRLGFLNERWDIALFVNNAFDERALLALDQERGTRARVGYLTNQPRTIGVSSRISF
- a CDS encoding rhodanese-like domain-containing protein codes for the protein MSQFKALVRASFPGVPQMSIQELDRRLEDKTPPLIIDVREPFEYEVSHLPGAVHAQGDDIADLIAETDADRPIVLYCSVGYRSSAAVADLIQLNDPEIGDRVWNLEGSIFEWANSGRPVYRDGKEAESVHPYGKQWSRLLAPHLRP
- a CDS encoding DUF547 domain-containing protein, which translates into the protein MEAFSYAAWDRLLAEVVTEDGKIDYEGLAARRPLLEEFIAGLGETSPDSRPDLFASEEDGLAYWINAYNAFTLHAIAEEYPIRSVWKTRDGRFFQRRRHIAGGSAVSLDDIEHQILRSDYAEPRIHFAINCGANGCPAFRPTAYRGDGLRDTLRQATEAFLANRWNCRVDHEAERIHVSRIFRMYAEDFAAGAGTREEYRSGVLGFVAEHAGLDLEQVAGYEIVYNTYDWGLNDTHRDPNIGPITFHEPVEHFSAADGELRELHLYEGNFCNRACSWCTINGSPEGWYERYTPEVLDQALRTLAANGNLKFYGGEPTLHTREIVAAMRYVRERGFTGLITVFSNGIQAEKLISILKSDPKSEAVLNYSIYHGRDADPMPPYARERLEDWARANPNRIFQGYKVLFHAGAGAGQEFARDRESEYHGMGNRCVRCFPVLTTKGRFHACPFAAEIDSPHFDLGAGGSDSGTVFENYRTFLQWVDDELDPAAATKGVSSCEMCHKHLGELPVPEFTAG